One genomic region from Buchnera aphidicola (Melanaphis sacchari) encodes:
- the flhA gene encoding flagellar biosynthesis protein FlhA, with amino-acid sequence MINFPSFFRIIETFRKNQWQILVGPILILIILSMMVLPLAPFVLDVFFTFNIALSILILLVSMFTRKTLEFSAFPTILLFSTLLRLGLNVASTRIIFLNGHTGIHAAGRVIESFGHFLVGSNFAIGIVVFIILVIINFMVITKGASRIAEVGARFVLDAMPGKQMAIDADLNAGLIGEEKAKKRRLKIAQEADFYGSMDGASKFVRGDAIAGILIMVLNIFGGLIIGFFQHNMPLSKAAQVYTLLTIGDGLVAQIPALVVSTAAGVIVTRVSTNQNVGEQMIGQLFCNSQVIFLSSIVLGILGLVPGMPNIIFLTFAILLLFLSWWLNKKKYQFKKDVLDSSKKNKLLKNSISEASWNDVELEDPVRIEIGYNLISMVNVQKKGNLLDRIRIIRKKIAQEIGFLPPLVHIKNNINLNGNSYQIFIKGVKVSQGICIFEKLVAIKTGRETEELPFKKVFEPNFLLSGYWIDSSFKNEAEKKGYSVIDSFSMVATHLNILISQNISELFSRYEIQKLLDYINTVIPKMTDDLIPNIVDLTTLHKILKNLLSEAVPIKDMRTILETLAEHAIIKKDPQELTSIVRISLSKIIMQKLFHGREIIEIIGLEPNLEKILLENLKKGNDAIEPNLSEVLLKETQKAIKKQKLIQAPIVMLVSHPLRFFLSNFLRKYFPELSVLSELEIISDKKLKMTNIIGNK; translated from the coding sequence ATGATTAATTTTCCTTCTTTTTTTCGAATAATTGAAACTTTTAGAAAAAATCAATGGCAAATACTAGTTGGTCCAATACTTATATTGATTATTTTGTCAATGATGGTATTACCACTAGCTCCTTTTGTTTTAGATGTATTTTTTACTTTTAATATTGCTTTATCAATATTGATTTTGCTAGTTTCTATGTTTACTCGTAAAACTTTAGAATTTTCTGCTTTTCCAACGATTTTACTTTTTTCTACATTATTACGCCTTGGTTTAAACGTTGCTTCTACACGTATTATTTTTTTAAATGGTCATACTGGTATTCATGCAGCTGGTCGAGTAATAGAATCATTTGGTCATTTTTTAGTAGGTAGTAATTTTGCTATTGGAATAGTTGTTTTCATTATTTTAGTAATTATTAATTTTATGGTAATTACTAAAGGAGCCAGTCGAATAGCAGAAGTAGGAGCTAGATTTGTATTAGATGCTATGCCAGGAAAACAAATGGCAATAGATGCCGATCTCAATGCTGGTTTGATTGGTGAAGAAAAAGCGAAAAAACGTCGTTTAAAGATAGCGCAAGAAGCAGATTTTTATGGTTCTATGGATGGTGCTAGCAAATTCGTTAGAGGAGATGCTATTGCTGGAATTTTGATTATGGTGTTAAATATATTTGGCGGTTTAATTATTGGATTTTTTCAACATAACATGCCTTTAAGTAAAGCTGCTCAAGTTTATACTTTATTAACTATTGGAGATGGATTAGTTGCTCAAATTCCAGCTTTAGTTGTTTCTACAGCTGCAGGTGTTATTGTAACACGTGTTAGCACCAATCAAAATGTTGGAGAACAAATGATTGGTCAATTATTTTGTAATTCTCAAGTAATTTTTTTAAGTTCTATTGTATTAGGAATTCTTGGCTTAGTTCCTGGAATGCCAAATATTATATTTTTAACGTTTGCAATTTTATTACTATTTTTATCCTGGTGGTTAAACAAAAAAAAATATCAATTTAAAAAGGATGTTTTAGATTCTAGTAAAAAAAATAAATTGTTAAAAAATTCTATTTCTGAAGCTTCTTGGAATGATGTAGAGTTAGAAGACCCCGTTAGAATAGAAATTGGATATAATTTAATTTCTATGGTCAATGTTCAAAAAAAAGGTAATCTATTAGATAGAATTCGTATTATACGTAAAAAGATTGCTCAAGAAATTGGATTTTTACCTCCCTTAGTGCATATTAAAAATAACATAAATTTAAATGGCAACTCTTATCAAATTTTCATCAAAGGAGTAAAAGTTAGTCAAGGTATTTGTATTTTTGAAAAATTAGTAGCAATTAAGACCGGAAGAGAGACAGAAGAATTACCATTTAAAAAAGTTTTTGAGCCTAATTTTTTGCTATCTGGTTATTGGATTGATTCATCATTTAAAAACGAAGCTGAAAAAAAGGGTTATTCTGTCATAGATTCTTTTTCTATGGTAGCAACTCACTTAAACATTTTAATTTCGCAAAATATCAGTGAATTATTTAGTCGTTACGAAATACAAAAATTATTAGATTATATTAATACAGTAATACCCAAAATGACCGATGATTTAATACCTAATATTGTTGATTTGACTACTTTACATAAAATTTTAAAAAATCTACTTTCAGAAGCAGTTCCAATCAAAGATATGAGAACTATATTAGAGACTTTAGCAGAACATGCAATTATAAAAAAAGATCCTCAGGAATTAACTAGTATTGTGCGAATTTCCTTAAGTAAAATTATTATGCAAAAGTTATTTCATGGAAGAGAAATAATTGAAATAATTGGTTTGGAGCCAAATTTAGAAAAAATTTTATTAGAAAATTTAAAAAAAGGTAATGATGCTATTGAGCCTAATCTTTCGGAGGTTTTATTAAAAGAAACACAGAAAGCAATAAAAAAACAGAAATTAATTCAAGCTCCAATTGTGATGTTAGTATCTCATCCTCTAAGATTTTTTTTATCAAATTTTCTTCGAAAATATTTTCCAGAATTAAGTGTTTTATCTGAACTTGAAATTATAAGCGATAAAAAATTAAAAATGACTAATATAATTGGAAATAAATAA
- the argS gene encoding arginine--tRNA ligase — protein MNIKYIIKKDIEQALSKISDKNYKPLIMLTKNSKFGHYQVNNLIKISNSFNIKPNDLFEKIILFFKKNYMYEKINFSEPGFINIFINSSWLSEELEKIFFSPRLGIKRFSPKNIIVDYSAPNIAKEMHIGHLRSTIIGDVMARTLEFLGHNVIRANHIGDWGTQFGILIAYLKYEKLINKLQNNLLTLKDLEHIYCKSKNKYDSDEFFSKKSREYVVKLQNGDKKCHSIWKKLVYITMNENYKIYKKLNVTLKKEHTMGESTYKKMLLKIVQDLKRKKIAIEKNGTTIVYLDEFKNKSGNSMGVIVQKRDKGFLYSTTDIACLKYRYEKLHADRVIYYIDSRQHQHLLQVWIIAKKANYIPENLLLEHHMFGMMLSKNKRPFKTRDGNTIKLSDFLNEAINRAKKLILTKKPHLTHKKIIKLANTIGISAIKYADLSKNRSTNYIFDWDKMINFEGNTAPYIQYAYTRIMSILKKSTISIHKLKQKVLLNKPSEINLAIKILEFEEIILLIADKGTPHVMCKYLYELATYFSNFYEECSILFCKKIKICKSRLKLSFLTARTLKKGLNILGIKTVKKM, from the coding sequence ATGAATATAAAATATATAATAAAAAAAGATATTGAACAAGCTTTATCAAAAATTTCTGATAAAAATTATAAACCATTAATTATGCTAACTAAAAATTCAAAATTTGGCCATTATCAAGTTAATAATTTAATTAAAATATCTAATTCATTTAATATAAAACCAAATGATTTATTTGAGAAAATAATATTATTTTTTAAAAAAAACTATATGTATGAAAAAATAAATTTTTCTGAACCAGGATTTATTAATATTTTCATCAATAGCTCTTGGTTATCTGAAGAATTAGAAAAAATTTTTTTTTCTCCGCGTCTTGGTATTAAAAGATTTTCTCCAAAAAATATTATAGTAGATTATTCAGCACCAAATATTGCAAAAGAAATGCATATTGGACATTTAAGATCTACAATAATTGGAGATGTTATGGCAAGAACTTTAGAATTTTTAGGACATAATGTAATCAGAGCAAATCATATTGGAGATTGGGGGACGCAATTTGGTATATTAATTGCATATTTAAAGTATGAAAAATTAATAAATAAATTACAAAATAATCTTCTTACATTAAAAGATCTTGAACATATTTATTGTAAATCAAAAAACAAATATGATTCGGATGAATTTTTTTCAAAAAAATCAAGAGAATATGTTGTAAAATTACAAAATGGCGATAAAAAATGTCATTCTATTTGGAAAAAACTAGTATACATTACTATGAATGAAAACTATAAAATATACAAAAAACTGAATGTGACTCTTAAGAAAGAACATACTATGGGAGAAAGTACATATAAAAAAATGCTTTTAAAAATTGTTCAAGATCTTAAAAGAAAAAAAATAGCTATTGAAAAAAATGGCACTACCATTGTTTATTTAGATGAATTTAAGAATAAATCCGGCAATTCTATGGGCGTCATAGTTCAAAAAAGAGACAAAGGATTTTTATATTCTACGACCGATATTGCATGTTTAAAATATAGATATGAAAAATTGCACGCTGATCGTGTTATATACTATATAGATTCTCGTCAACATCAACATTTATTACAAGTATGGATTATAGCTAAAAAGGCTAATTACATACCAGAAAATCTATTATTGGAACATCATATGTTTGGAATGATGCTATCTAAAAATAAACGTCCTTTTAAAACACGCGATGGAAATACCATAAAACTTTCTGATTTTCTAAATGAAGCAATCAATAGAGCTAAAAAATTAATTTTAACAAAAAAACCCCATTTAACTCATAAAAAAATAATTAAACTAGCAAATACAATCGGAATTAGTGCAATAAAATATGCTGATTTATCCAAAAACAGAAGTACTAATTATATATTTGATTGGGATAAAATGATAAATTTTGAAGGAAATACAGCACCTTATATACAATATGCTTATACAAGAATTATGTCAATTTTAAAAAAATCTACTATTTCAATACATAAATTGAAACAAAAAGTTTTATTAAATAAACCAAGCGAAATAAATTTAGCTATTAAAATACTAGAATTTGAAGAAATTATTCTCTTAATAGCTGACAAAGGAACTCCACATGTTATGTGTAAATATCTTTATGAATTAGCAACATATTTTTCTAATTTTTATGAAGAATGCTCAATTTTATTTTGTAAAAAAATTAAAATTTGTAAAAGCAGGCTTAAATTATCTTTTTTAACTGCAAGAACATTAAAAAAAGGATTAAACATATTAGGAATTAAAACAGTTAAAAAAATGTAA